One Rosa chinensis cultivar Old Blush chromosome 5, RchiOBHm-V2, whole genome shotgun sequence genomic region harbors:
- the LOC112164482 gene encoding cyclin-T1-4 isoform X2, producing the protein MAGFLPAESSHSGITGMYDGGSSNAQERLEEGSCWYFYRKEIEENSPSRLDGIDLKKETYLRKSYCTFLQDLGMRLKVPQVTIATAIIFCHRFFLRQSHARNDRRTIATVCMFLAGKVEETPRPLKDVIIVSYEIIHKKDPAAVQKIKQKEVYEQQKELILSGERVVLATLGFDLNLLHPYKPLVEAIKKFKVAQNALAQVAWNFVNDGLRTSLCLQFKPHHIAAGAIFLAAKFLKVKLPSDGEKVWWQEFDVTPRQLEEVSNQMLELYEQNRAPASNEVEGSTASGASHRAPPKGTASNEEHATRPGTLKSSSSRPASEHSDVDNGDGPPRTTQSRNNDCRSTETNNASDQNVDVECKDNQHPRPMSSHQEKGGQSLNASKFASDGCGEGQDNNGTCETREAGELQDKQFDRSVENRTGALGQSPQDVIKKIDRNKVKAALEKRRKSQGDMARKKDLMDEDDLIERELEDGIELAAGSQSRSKPSNGPEHENIHDGKHQDSVGYGGTDINTVEEGEVSAHDDGGQGYQSPKRKAESPNLDAVEKKQRRDYEPGTSHHNGFDYGEDHGRRVGHSERDQKRQAQENHV; encoded by the exons ATGGCTGGTTTTTTGCCGGCTGAGTCCTCTCATAGTGGAATCACTGGTATGTATGATGGTGGGTCCTCTAATGCTCAGGAGAGGCTGGAGGAGGGATCCTGTTGGTACTTTTACAGaaaggaaattgaagaaaattctCCATCTAGACTAGATGGCATTGACTTGAAGAAGGAGACATATCTACGCAAGTCATACTGTACTTTTCTACAAGATTTGGGCATGAGACTTAAAGT ACCCCAGGTAACAATTGCAACAGCCATAATTTTCTGTCACCGATTTTTTCTTCGACAATCACATGCAAGAAATGATAGAAGG ACTATTGCAACAGTTTGTATGTTTCTTGCTGGCAAGGTTGAAGAAACTCCACGGCCACTGAAAGATGTTATCATCGTTTCTTATGAAATTATACATAAGAAGGATCCTGCAGCAGTTCAGAAGATCAAGCAAAAG GAGGTATATGAACAGCAGAAAGAACTAATTCTTAGTGGAGAGAGGGTTGTTCTTGCAACTCTTGGTTTTGATCTTAATTTACTGCATCCTTATAAACCCCTTGTTGAGGCgataaagaaatttaaagtaGCTCAAAATGCCCTTGCTCAAGTTGCATGGAATTTCGTCAATGATGG ACTTCGGACATCTCTTTGCTTGCAATTTAAACCCCACCACATTGCAGCTGGTGCCATTTTCCTCGCTGCCAAATTCCTCAAAGTAAAGCTCCCGTCAGATGGCGAGAAGGTCTGGTGGCAAGAGTTTGACGTCACCCCACGCCAGTTGGAGG AAGTTAGCAATCAAATGTTGGAACTTTATGAACAAAATAGAGCTCCAGCTTCCAATGAAGTGGAAGGAAGTACAGCTAGTGGTGCTAGTCATCGGGCCCCGCCAAAAGGTACAGCTAGCAATGAAGAACATGCTACAAGACCTGGAACCTTGAAATCTTCATCATCTAGACCAGCTTCTGAGCATTCAGATGTTGACAATGGTGATGGACCCCCCAGAACCACCCAAAGTCGAAATAATGACTGCAGAAGTACAGAAACGAATAATGCTTCTGACCAAAATGTGGATGTTGAATGCAAAGATAATCAGCACCCCAGACCAATGTCATCCCACCAGGAAAAAGGAGGACAATCTCTAAATGCATCAAAATTTGCATCAGATGGATGTGGTGAAGGTCAAGATAATAATGGGACATGCGAAACAAGAGAAGCCGGGGAATTGCAGGACAAACAATTTGATCGAAGTGTGGAGAATAGAACAGGTGCACTTGGCCAGTCACCTCAGGATGTTATAAAAAAGATTGACAGAAACAAGGTGAAGGCAGCGCTGGAGAAACGTAGGAAGTCTCAGGGTGATATGGCTCGAAAGAAAGATTTGATGGATGAAGATGATCTCATTGAGAGGGAACTGGAAGATGGTATTGAACTTGCTGCTGGGAGTCAAAGCCGGTCTAAGCCCTCAAATGGACCAGAACATGAGAACATACATGACGGAAAACATCAAGACAGTGTTGGGTATGGTGGAACTGATATAAATACTGTGGAAGAAGGTGAGGTATCTGCACATGATGATGGTGGCCAGGGATACCAATCACCCAAACGCAAGGCAGAAAGCCCGAACCTCGATGCTGTAGAGAAGAAGCAGCGTCGTGATTATGAGCCTGGAACCTCCCACCATAATGGGTTTGATTATGGAGAAGATCATGGCAGGAGGGTTGGACACTCAGAAAGGGATCAGAAAAGGCAAGCACAGGAGAATCATGTTTGA
- the LOC112164482 gene encoding cyclin-T1-4 isoform X1: MAGFLPAESSHSGITGMYDGGSSNAQERLEEGSCWYFYRKEIEENSPSRLDGIDLKKETYLRKSYCTFLQDLGMRLKVPQVTIATAIIFCHRFFLRQSHARNDRRTIATVCMFLAGKVEETPRPLKDVIIVSYEIIHKKDPAAVQKIKQKEVYEQQKELILSGERVVLATLGFDLNLLHPYKPLVEAIKKFKVAQNALAQVAWNFVNDGLRTSLCLQFKPHHIAAGAIFLAAKFLKVKLPSDGEKVWWQEFDVTPRQLEGGCPHFNSVEVSNQMLELYEQNRAPASNEVEGSTASGASHRAPPKGTASNEEHATRPGTLKSSSSRPASEHSDVDNGDGPPRTTQSRNNDCRSTETNNASDQNVDVECKDNQHPRPMSSHQEKGGQSLNASKFASDGCGEGQDNNGTCETREAGELQDKQFDRSVENRTGALGQSPQDVIKKIDRNKVKAALEKRRKSQGDMARKKDLMDEDDLIERELEDGIELAAGSQSRSKPSNGPEHENIHDGKHQDSVGYGGTDINTVEEGEVSAHDDGGQGYQSPKRKAESPNLDAVEKKQRRDYEPGTSHHNGFDYGEDHGRRVGHSERDQKRQAQENHV, encoded by the exons ATGGCTGGTTTTTTGCCGGCTGAGTCCTCTCATAGTGGAATCACTGGTATGTATGATGGTGGGTCCTCTAATGCTCAGGAGAGGCTGGAGGAGGGATCCTGTTGGTACTTTTACAGaaaggaaattgaagaaaattctCCATCTAGACTAGATGGCATTGACTTGAAGAAGGAGACATATCTACGCAAGTCATACTGTACTTTTCTACAAGATTTGGGCATGAGACTTAAAGT ACCCCAGGTAACAATTGCAACAGCCATAATTTTCTGTCACCGATTTTTTCTTCGACAATCACATGCAAGAAATGATAGAAGG ACTATTGCAACAGTTTGTATGTTTCTTGCTGGCAAGGTTGAAGAAACTCCACGGCCACTGAAAGATGTTATCATCGTTTCTTATGAAATTATACATAAGAAGGATCCTGCAGCAGTTCAGAAGATCAAGCAAAAG GAGGTATATGAACAGCAGAAAGAACTAATTCTTAGTGGAGAGAGGGTTGTTCTTGCAACTCTTGGTTTTGATCTTAATTTACTGCATCCTTATAAACCCCTTGTTGAGGCgataaagaaatttaaagtaGCTCAAAATGCCCTTGCTCAAGTTGCATGGAATTTCGTCAATGATGG ACTTCGGACATCTCTTTGCTTGCAATTTAAACCCCACCACATTGCAGCTGGTGCCATTTTCCTCGCTGCCAAATTCCTCAAAGTAAAGCTCCCGTCAGATGGCGAGAAGGTCTGGTGGCAAGAGTTTGACGTCACCCCACGCCAGTTGGAGGGTGGGTGTCCTCATTTTAATTCAGTAG AAGTTAGCAATCAAATGTTGGAACTTTATGAACAAAATAGAGCTCCAGCTTCCAATGAAGTGGAAGGAAGTACAGCTAGTGGTGCTAGTCATCGGGCCCCGCCAAAAGGTACAGCTAGCAATGAAGAACATGCTACAAGACCTGGAACCTTGAAATCTTCATCATCTAGACCAGCTTCTGAGCATTCAGATGTTGACAATGGTGATGGACCCCCCAGAACCACCCAAAGTCGAAATAATGACTGCAGAAGTACAGAAACGAATAATGCTTCTGACCAAAATGTGGATGTTGAATGCAAAGATAATCAGCACCCCAGACCAATGTCATCCCACCAGGAAAAAGGAGGACAATCTCTAAATGCATCAAAATTTGCATCAGATGGATGTGGTGAAGGTCAAGATAATAATGGGACATGCGAAACAAGAGAAGCCGGGGAATTGCAGGACAAACAATTTGATCGAAGTGTGGAGAATAGAACAGGTGCACTTGGCCAGTCACCTCAGGATGTTATAAAAAAGATTGACAGAAACAAGGTGAAGGCAGCGCTGGAGAAACGTAGGAAGTCTCAGGGTGATATGGCTCGAAAGAAAGATTTGATGGATGAAGATGATCTCATTGAGAGGGAACTGGAAGATGGTATTGAACTTGCTGCTGGGAGTCAAAGCCGGTCTAAGCCCTCAAATGGACCAGAACATGAGAACATACATGACGGAAAACATCAAGACAGTGTTGGGTATGGTGGAACTGATATAAATACTGTGGAAGAAGGTGAGGTATCTGCACATGATGATGGTGGCCAGGGATACCAATCACCCAAACGCAAGGCAGAAAGCCCGAACCTCGATGCTGTAGAGAAGAAGCAGCGTCGTGATTATGAGCCTGGAACCTCCCACCATAATGGGTTTGATTATGGAGAAGATCATGGCAGGAGGGTTGGACACTCAGAAAGGGATCAGAAAAGGCAAGCACAGGAGAATCATGTTTGA